The DNA segment GACAGGAAAGAGCTTACTACTCATGGAGGGTGGTAGAAAGACCTTAATCCCTGTCAACCACACGAAACCTGACTCTTCTATGAGGACCTAGAAACTAAAGCCTTCTTGTGCACCAGAATACTCACAGAAGGGGCATCCTACAATGAGGATGTGCAACACATCCACTCCGGGGTGTCAGCACATGTCCCTGAGGAGCCCTAACATGTTGCAAAGCTTCTGTGTATATGCTGGATGGGCAGATCCTGGCTGCCAGGCACCATTGAGGAATTCAACCTTGATGTTCTGTGCGCAGCTCTATAGTAGGAGATACTACAGGGTTAACTTCCCCACTGAGGGAGGTATCACTGAACCTGCAGTAAGATACACTTTCCAACACACACAGGCTGCTGTTGCCTCCCTCACCTTCTCCAGGTCGGCACAGCTGCCAAAGTCCTGCTCAGAGAGGTAGCTGATGAGGGACTGCCCTTCTGAGGGTCTTCTGAACATCCCTTCCCCTGAGCTTAGGTACTGTCCAGAGTCtagaaaagcaagagagaaacatATGAGGGAGGGACCTGCTGCTACCCCCATGCTAACGAGCCCTGTCAGTGCCCAACCGGCAtcccacagggaggtgccagAAGCTGAGGCCACCGCAGCTGATGGAAAAGCCTGACCAGGAGTGAGCGTCCCCACAGAGGCTGGCTGTACTCACCGTACTCCATGTAGAGGGAGCTGGGTGTGCTCAGTTCACTGCTCTGGGTGGAAGCAGAGACTGGCTCTCTCCCTCCACCTGGATCGCAGTGGGACTCTGAAAGGGAAGATAACACCAGACACACGTCAGTATCCCAGAGGTGCCCAGCTGTTCCACAGGGTGAAATGAAAGGGGCTCAGCATCACGCAGGCAGGCACAAATGGATGGGAAGCAAGGAGGGACATCTTCCTGCTCTGTGCCATGGCTGAGGGCAAGCCCAGCAGGGGACAAAACTAGAAGGGCATTGcagacaggagagaagaaagggaaagaaagagagaagctcATAAGAGCCATGGAGCAGTCCAGTCCTGAGCCTTCCTCTCTTTACCCCCTAGCAGAGCTGGGGGACACAACAGCCTCCAGCAAGCGCCTCTGCCAGCCCCTTCTTCCTGCTGGAGCATCCCCAAGGGAAGAGTTATCCCCCAGGGCAGAGTCAGGAGACAAGGGGAAACCTGAGCAGCCAAGGGATCTGtggggctcccagccctgcaaagCAGCCTGGACAACAGTGGACAGAGGCATCTGAAGGACATGCTCTTGCTCAACTAGAAGCCAGGGCTCCTCGCACACAACCCAGGAGCCGGGGCTGCAGCGCTCAGGGCGACCCACACAGGCTgtgggcagggctgtgcccaaTCCACACACTGTGGTGCAACTCTCTGCCAGGCCGAGCCAGCGGGGACTGCCAGGAGCTGGCCTGAGCACGACACCTGGTGCTCTACAGAGAGCCACGGCCTGGGGAGCACCCGGACGGAGCGGCTGGGTGACAGAGGACGGCTGAAGGAGACTGAAAACACCCCGACTGGAGCGGGGCAGGAGCATACGGGTGTGGACACGGGGCAAGTGCTGGCTGACATCCCGAGCACAACAGAAGGGCAATCCCATCCTCTCAGCCTCCTACTCCTCTTTGCTCCCAGGTTCGGGTTCATAACCCTGAGGTGGCTGGAGGCTCCTGAGGCCACCGACACCAGCATCTCCCTGCCAAGACTATGAAGCAGCAGCCACCAGAATGGGGCTTGGGAGCCATCAGGGTGGGAGGCTCTCACAGCTAAccgctgcagcctggcagggcaTCCTGCAGCCACCTCAACCCTGCTGAACACCAGCACAGAAACCACCTTGTGATCATCAGCCTGGGGGATGCCATGCACAACAGAGCCTACTGCTGAAGGGTAAAGCAAGGCAGTGCAAGGCAGGGCTTGACATCTTCTGCTGGAGCAAGACAGAGGGCTGGACACGTCTGTCTGAATGCCCACCACCTCCAGAAAGGAGCCTTCCCAGCCACAGAGCCCTCAGCACCCAGATGTGAGCTCGACAAACCCAGTGCCACTGTTCAACggatgcaaaagaaaacaacccatGTTTTAGAGCTGCTGACTCTTTCTGCATGTGGGGCAAAGGGATGGCAGCACCCCAGCACCTCTGCTGGGGAGAAACCTGGCCCAAGCCCAGAAGAGCACCCCGGAGTCCTGGCTGCGGATGCAAGCACAACTGGCTGGTACACCGCTGGACTCAGCCAACATCAAACCTCCCCATGTCACAGATCCGctaaatcaaaggaaaaataagatgtTCAAGCCCATGACTGCTTAGCTCCCAGCCCTTATTCGCTAGGTGAGAGACAAAACCTCTCCTGGCTCCTGAGGcagtggggtggagggaagggcaggggatGCAGCTCAGGGACTCGGTGGCCAGTGCTCCGTAACGCCATGCAGGGGAGCTGGGCACCCTTCTGGGTCTGGTCCACTGCCCCCAAAACCCAAGCTGGGATCTTCAGTCAGGCTGCATGCATAAACCTGACCACACTTCAGAGCACCAGCTGGGACACAgggaagaaagaatttttttggttttctaaatGGACACTAATGGGTTGATGGAAATCCTGAACTTGATGCAATGATCACTAATGAAGGGCTGTTATACTGGCTCCCAAACCTGCCACTGGGTCTTCTATTATAATGGTGATATCCCTGAGGCCTCCTGGGCAGACAGAGGAGAAGGAGGGCAGCGTtaagggagagaaaacagagacAGACTGGTTACTACTCAGCAAGGACCTCCACTTCTCCCATGACGGCAGCACCGGTGGGGCAGACTCCCACGAACTGGTTGTCccctcacatcccactccccccccccgccatgcatTCACCCACTCAAGAGCACAGGGGGACCCAGCAGGTTACCAGTAGGATGACATCCTACCAGTAGGACGAGCCCAAGCCCCAACCCAGTGCCCTGCCATGGCCCCATGCCCCAGCCGGGCAAGGCCAGTGGGGAAGCAGGACAGCTAATGCCACAGCATCACTTGCCATTTTCTAAGTTTCTGGTAAAAGCTGCCAATACTAATAACAGACCAGCCCAGGGCATTCCGAGAAGCAAGATGTCAGCCCATCACTCCAGTGCGGAGCAGGAAAGCTAAGGTCAAAGACTAAATTTCCTAACCACTTGTCTACTGTTCCCCGCGCCGACCTGATCCATGGAGACAATGGGGTGGCCAGCATCAGCCTCCCGGTACCAGGGACTCCCACACCCCAAAGCCATCCCAGAAAAGCTGCCCCATTACCGTGCAATTTCCCTGAAGCCACGTTGGTGTCAGAGTGTGAGCGCACGTGGCTCTTCTTGAGGATGCCCTGCGGAGCTAACGACTGTCCTTCTGAGAAGCTGGACCGGCGCAACAGGCTCAGGCCCCTGCTTCCACCTCCGCttgccccctgctctcccaggGATGACACTGAGTCCAGCTTCTGGGAACTGCTGGAGGAGAAGAGTTTGGAgctactgctcttgctgctgttggTGCTGGCGCTGCTGCatgcccggccccggcgccccgaGTTTCCAATGGCCAGATACTCCGGCCCATCGTTAACATCGCTCTGTGGATCATCCTGACTCCCTGTCCAAGTGTCCTCGCTCTGGCTGGTGGTGCTGGAGCTCATCTCGCTGGCCGGAGAGAAGGGGTCTTTGGGTGAGGGGACATGGAAGTGGGTGACAGAGCCAGGCTGTTCCAGAGGGGACCTGCCCTCACTGAAGGAGGAGGACCGGGTGGACGGGCAGCgctcctggagctggctggcgCTGGAGCTGATGGAGGAGCTCGCTGGTCTCCTGTCTGGACAGAGGCAGGAGCAGGATGTCAAACACCCTGGGACAAGCATACTACCCTACAGCAATAAGCTTGTGGCTTCACACCAGCATGCCCACGCACCATGGGCAAAGGCCAGGGATCTCCCACCCATCATGGGCAGAGATCTTCTCACGCCCATCCACCACAACGAATCCAAGAGCAGAAAAAACGGCAAAGTCTTTTCTGGGTCTATCCTGAGCTTCCCAGCCCACCCTCATTACCTGAGAGGCTAGAGGAGGCTGGATGGTGCAGGCTAGAGAAGGACCCAAAGCAGCGCTGCTGCGCGCAGCCTGCAGCGGGGACATACAGGGATGCGGGGAGGGCAGTCAGGCTCTGACTCTTCGTCACCGGAGGTGGACCATCACCCTTCCTGGTAAGCTGAAGAGACGTGGCATCATTAATAAATCAGCATTTACAGGGCACCATGTCAAAGGAGCAGCCACAGAAAGGAATCAACCTGAGAGTGCCTGGTCACCAGTCAGCAAAGGATGAGGCAGCCCTGGGGGCAGGAGACTGGGGAGGGACAAACACCCAGGCTGCAGAAGGGAAGCAGCTCTTTGTTAGCAGCTGTGCAGCAGGATCCCATCAGGAAATTACCAGGCTCTCAGTGAAATGATCCAGGCAGCCCAGCTCCCTAGGCAGACGGACCTCCTGTCCTTCAGCGTCGTGGTCACACATCTCTCTTGTCCCAGCAGAAGGACCTGACGCACACAGGGATGGCAGTGACGTGCCGGCCAGCTGAAAGAACACAGTCCCCATTTAACGAAGCCTCATTAATTGCCTTCCTCTGGGGAGCTCTGTGCAAAGAAAGCAGCCGCTGTTCCCTcctctggggagggggcagctggcATGGGGCTGCACGGGGAGTCACTGGCGTCACCAGCAGGAGTGGGCACCCAGGTGTCCTGGGGTGCTGCTTGTCCCCTCAGAGGGTGGCTGTCCCTCACAACCAGGCAGCTCTGCTTGCTGGCCCTGAAGCCTGCAGCTGTTGTAGAGGGATTGAGAGGTGCCTCTTACAAGGAAGCGGTCCTCAGGTCCTCATTCTCAAATCCTCAATGCCAGCCAGCACCAAGGTGCTCCACTACAGGCTCCATACAGCCACCTTCCCTACCCTGACCCCTGCCAAGCTCGTGCAGGCAGCGCAGGGACCAGTTCACCCATCTCCTCCCCTCTTGAAGCAACTTTTGCGACTTCCAAGTCAAGCCCCTTGTCCGAGGGCTCCGTGTGCCTTGAATGAGACCTCGCGcaagcagctgcagccagccagcatcTGGGGAGAGCCAGATGTAAATGCCAGGATCTCAACTCACCATGGAGGTATCGATCTGAGCCAGAAGCCTGGGGTTGTTCTGCTCAACAGCCTCCAGGCACTGCAGCATGGCCGTGACGTGGGCGTCACTGAGCAGGAAGGCAGTGTCTGGGGAGAGAAAACTGCTGCTTTGGGGTGTCCCTATCACCCACACGGTTTCACAGCGCTGGTTGCTCACACGCAAACCACCTTTTCTGCTGTCCCCCCTCACTCCCACATGGCTTGGAAATGCCACCAACTAGATATTTTCCTAATAAGAAGGAAAAGGCCCTTTACTTCTCTTTACCTGCATAGAATTTCCTGATGTACTGCCGGTTCCCCAGGAGCGGTCTCAGCTGCGCCGACAGGCAGTGGCactgcaggctgtgctgcagccacAGCTGCGCGATGGCCTGGTCCCCCGGGCCCTGCGGGTCAGGctggctgctctcctgcaggCTGATGAACTGGAAGGGATGCCAGGCACAGGTTAAGGCACGCAGAGGCAAGCAGGGGTTGTTCCATCTCACGGCTTTGCTCCCCCTGATAACGGCAGCTTTCCAGAGCTAGTCACCATCAGCGGGAAGGAGGACGcgtcccagcagctccccagccacCAGGCAGGCAAAAGCACCAGGCAGGAACAACGCTTCAAAGGTCAGCCAGCAACCGAAGTCCTCCAACAACCACCAGCACTGTGAATTTCTCTTGCACGCTCTCCCACCCATGTGCCTCGCCCCTGACCTGGAGGGCCCCCACGCTCCCAAATCCAACCCGATCCCAGTGGTGACGGTCATGTTCTTGCTGACACATTAACTGGGGAAGGTTACAGCAACgcctgagctgctgcagcttgAAGAGCTGGACTGGAGTCACACCCCATACTCCCCTAGCAGCAGGCGAGACATAGGGGCCACCAGTGGTCAACCCCTTGTGTCCATCCATGGCAGGGACCATGGATGTCAGTGTGGGGCAGCCGAGGACCAGGAGCGTCCCCATGTGCCAGTGGTCAGCACAAGCCTGGAATGGGAGAACCAAATGCATGGTGAAGCCACAACCCTGAAATGGGACAGCCTAGACCTTTAGAGATTTGCACAGACGCATGAATCACCCCTGCACGCACACAAGCACCACTTGTGCCGGTTCCCTTGGTGATGCCCGCTGCACCCGGCTGAGCCGAGCTGGAGACTGGCCTGGGAGAAATAAGCGGCCGATTGTCTCAGCCCAAGCCACGCCGAGTTCCCAGGACATGGCTTATACACAAACACAGGGCTGCTTCAGCCTCCACAAGCTGTGGAGCTGCTTTACCCACAGCAGGCCAACATCAAGGCGCTGCTATCCCACTGGGGAGGCTTGCAGCCCAGCTGCCCCCTTCCCTCCTCGCTGGGCACACAAGGCCACCCCACCAGAACCCACCTTCTCCAGGTGATGAGCAGAGCCGGGACTCAGCCAACGAATGTCCTTCACAAACTGCCAGTAATCCTTCTGTCTGCAGCACACCTGCCCACGACAGGCGCAGTTAGATACCACCACCCAAGGTGCAGTTAAATGACAACGTACCCCATTAGCCCCTTGCTACCATGAGAGGACAGCCCCTAAACCTGGCAAGACGGGCCAGAAAATAGACAGAGGGAGTGCAGCACTGCTTTACAGAGGAGAAACAAAGCAGTTTTGCAGATCAAGGGACCAAGTCAAAAAATATTGGTGTGTGATGTAGACAAGTTGTATCCTGCCCCTCCTACAGTGACCTCTCAGTTGTGGTCAGCCCACAAGCGAGCAGCCAACAGATCCCCCAAGCTTGTCTTCTTCCATCAGGTAAGACCCCAGTCCCTCATACCATGGAGAAAGGAGAGGTCTTGGGACAGGGACGGGACGTGGCACCAAAGGGCTCACACCCCTGCTGCAGTGCAATAAGGATCCCAAAGGCCAACTGCAGCTCATCAGTGGATGACGGAGCAAAGCCTGCACCTCTACTGCCAGGCAGGCAAGGGCACACAGACAGGAGATGGGAACAGACCTCCGGTACCAGCTGCGCCCACGGCAAAGAGCGTTTGGGGGCTCAGCTCTGCCCGAGTCCTCCCACTCGCTCCTTGCATGGCAGTGTCACGTATGCATCCTTGGTCCTTTGAAGGTCTGCCAAGTTCAAGGTTGACCAAGTTCCCACATCACCGTTCCCCTTCCTGCCGGAGCAGGACCTGGTGGGGAGCCCTGATGCCTCAGCACCGCAGAATCAGACCTTAGCAAGGGGACACGAAGGGCAACATGGAAACACATCCCCGCAAAACCAGCAACCATTGCTGTCTTCTGATGCAAGCCACCACTGAGGACACCAGCACGGCTGAGCACCCCAGGTAAGAAATTTGGCCTTGCATTTCTATCAGCTCTTTGCTGCTGTTTGCCTCAGCTTTATTCAGACAATAAGTTATTTTGTTCTTAGTTATTCTACCCATTAAAGAGGAACTGCAGCAGAGTTGCTGTTTTCCCTACCACCATACTGGGTGTAAACACAGCCCTAAAATGtctttcttcaccaaaaggctgattattttttttttccaccatctcTATTTCCTCTTTCACAAGCATCAGAGGAATGGGTTCTGTTTTGTGGTTTATTTGTTTGTGAGGGTTGGGTTCGTTTTTTTAAGACTAGAGAACTAACATGGCAATTTTAGTCCTCTAGATTGAATTGGGGTTTTATagacaaataaataaagtttACTCAAAAGTTTAAAACCTCTTACCCTAGTTCTCTTAACATGTACATGTggattttttcaccttttttatttATCCCCAGTTGTAAGAAACAAGTTGATAAGAAAAGTAAAAGGAAGTGTTTCACTGGAGCAACTATGAGAAAACTGCTGCTAGGAAGCTGTATTTTTACGGGCCTCCCTTTGCAGCTGTTATAGCCTGACTGGTGTGACATGTGCCCAAGCAAGGGAGACATTTCTAAGTAAAAGAGCTGTCTTTGACTATAGTAAAAGCATTGAGGAAGGCAACACACCATCCTGCTTTGCAGGTCTGGCATGAACTGTTACCAATAGACAGGCAAGTATAAATCATTTAAATCTCACTTCCTGAAGCCTATCAATAGCACGTCTATCAGAAGGGCGCACTGCACTCCTCACATGTAaaaggtagcttctctctctgccATTCTTCCAAAGCAGGTCCCTGGTCCTGGGGACTAACGGGAACAGAGCAGTAGTGTAATGAGTGCTGACCGCAAACTTAAGAAATCCAGGGAGCAAAGCACCCTGCTGGGACAACCTGCCAGCCTGGCTCTTTCTGGAGTCTCATTAGCTCAGGGGCAGCATTGTACAGATGCGGTTTTTCTGCTCTTGGACCCAGTTGGCCCATGCAAGCTGCCTGGGGCTCCTCTGCATCGCTCTCTGGGTGGCAGAGCTGCGGATGGGAAGGAAGCCTGCCCTCAGGCACACCCTGCAGACTTGCTTCCATTTTCCATTGTAAATTAATTGTGCTGGTAATTGCAAGCTGAAGGGGACATCTTCAGGCCTCTGCACACAAATGGGAAAGAGAAATTCTTCCAGGCAGCCACGGAAGGGGGAACGGCTGGGTGAGCAACTGCAAGGCAGACAAGGGCCTGGAAAGAGAGATCCTATTCACGCAGAGCGTGGATTTGGCTGCCAGCTCCTGTTATTAACACAGCTAACCAGAAACAGTAAAAGATGCGAGGTTTCTCTTGCCAGACCTTGCTGGGGAGCTGTCCAAGCGCAGACGATATGGGGCTGACTCATTGCAAATGCGACTTTATCGCTTGGCTGCAgcaggaagaaaggagagaggagcTGGCCTCAGCAGAGGGGCCCCAGATACTTAGAAAAACCACGTCGAAGGTGGATGAGACAGAAAGAACACACACCCAGGTCCCTCTGACAATCACAGCACTTGCCAGGCAAGGTCAGTCCCTGCTTTGGTCATTTCCTACGCTGCTACAAGCATTGTACCCGCTCTGTGCTATGAGCACTGAAGCGAGCTGCGGCAGATCCGACTACCCCACCTGCTCATGACAGGCACTGAAGCTGGAAGAGACAGACAGCCATGCTGGCAGGACAGAACCCTACCTTGTCACGGATGAGCCCATGGTAGAGGATGCTGTGCATGTCTCTGCAGAGTCGTTCCAAGCCACCATACTTGGACCAGACATTCGGGTTGCTGGTGGACACCAAACCTTCCACTGTGGTCTTCAGGTTGCCTAGCAGCTTCCAATGCTCCTTTCTGCAGAGGAACACAACAAGTTGCATCAGACAGACAGCAAGAGGAGCTTCAAAACAGGACCACAGTACTGCACTCTCTCCAAGGAGATTCTGGTCAGGCTGAAACCTTTGGTGGTCCAGAAGCTAGCAAAGGTGAGCTAAAGGACTTTACACTTCCCTGTGGTCTCCCATGCATGGTTTGTGGACAAGAAGCCATATTGTAATGATTCTTGTGATGACTGGTAGCCGTTACCAATGTGGTCTCAGGAGATAGCCAGAACAAAGACTGATGGCTCCTGCAATATACCACTTGCTTAGCACAGGCCAGCAAAGCTGGAGGACATGTTTCCAGCCAGACCCTTGCTCGCTTCATTCACATGCTCTATCAGAGACTATTcagagcagcagcctgccaggAGTACAGCAGCTGTAAGGCAATGCATGATGTCCAGAACATCTAGCAGACACTGGCCGCACTGCACCTGCATTTAGAGAGTGGCACTCCCCAAACAATGCGCACCGCATCGAGCACTCCAGCACCGTCAGGATGCAGAGATGCTCCACTCCAAGGTTGGTAACTCTTCATCTCCATTTCCATCTGTACAGCTGCTCTTTGGCTCCTGAGCTGCTGTAGGTGCAAGTTGACTTTCTTGCAAAAGCATTCATCATGTTCTGGACAGAGATTAGCAAAGTGCAAACTGCAGGTGTTCTCTAGAGCTTGCACAGTTCTTCTCATTGACATCATGCCCCTCGGCTACCCTGCATACAGCAAGAAATCACCATTATCCACCATAAAGCAGGAGCGACGGTGCAGAAAGCTAACGCCATTTGCCTATGCAAAAGCAACTTTGGGGAAGGAAGCTTTGGATGACTTGAGGTCCCCACTCAAGCTGCTTCACAGTGTTGCCAGAGGAACAGCAGCTGTCAGAAACATGTATTCAGATAGAAGCCAATCTCTCAGAAGCAACAGGAATGTTGCAAGGTATATTTGGGGGTGTAAATGCCAAAAAAATATGCCTCTGCAGGGTCTTTAACAAAAGCACCCGAGGTGACAGCTTAGAATGAAGGTCCAACCTTTCAGCTGGTGAGAAACAAGCCACAGTGTTTCAGCTGTTAATCCCTCCCACAGGCAAAACCAAACTGGATttccaaagcaaaaggaaaaaaaaaaaggaaaataaatttaaaataaataacgtTATTTAAAACTGCTCTCATTTTCATCCTTTGCGGATGAAAGTGTGGGTTGCACActtctgcagcacagagaagGATACTAAAAAGTAACATAATCCTGGTATTTAAAACTAAGCTTTTCTTGCCAATACTCTCTTTCTGAGACTTGTTTGCTATTGCCAAACCAATTAAGTGAACAAGCAGATCATCAAATATTGGCTCTACTTCAAGCTCCCCATCCACTCCCTTTGTGAGGTCTCCCCAGGGAAGCCAACCCATCCCACCAGCAAAGCCTGTCACCCTGACAGCACAGGAGCTCGAAACCAGAGCTGCAATGCATGTGGAAGTACGTATATGTTTATGATGTACTTAGACTAACAAGCACAGTCAGGGCTTTATCTCAGTAGAGACTGAAGAAGAAAGCATGGATATAAATCAAAGGCAGCTTTCTGAAGGAGATCTGACTTGAGGAAGGCACAGAAAACTGATACAGCTCTTCTGAATTAATGGGCTTTTCCCATCCCTGCCCTGAGGGATGCAGATGCTCTTTGACCAGGGAACAGCAGTCAGAGCTTAGAGTGGCATTGCCGTTCTCCGGTCAAAGAGCATCTGCAGCCACTGAACTCAAAACTTCACCAGCTCCTCCCTGAGATATTTCTAACGCTCAGAGTTAGGAAATGCAAGTGAAAGCTCAGCCACGCCGTTGATCTTCCAAGTC comes from the Accipiter gentilis chromosome 6, bAccGen1.1, whole genome shotgun sequence genome and includes:
- the RUBCN gene encoding run domain Beclin-1-interacting and cysteine-rich domain-containing protein isoform X2, whose translation is MEVGPREERAESRKEHWKLLGNLKTTVEGLVSTSNPNVWSKYGGLERLCRDMHSILYHGLIRDKVCCRQKDYWQFVKDIRWLSPGSAHHLEKFISLQESSQPDPQGPGDQAIAQLWLQHSLQCHCLSAQLRPLLGNRQYIRKFYADTAFLLSDAHVTAMLQCLEAVEQNNPRLLAQIDTSMLAGTSLPSLCASGPSAGTREMCDHDAEGQEVRLPRELGCLDHFTESLLTRKGDGPPPVTKSQSLTALPASLYVPAAGCAQQRCFGSFSSLHHPASSSLSDRRPASSSISSSASQLQERCPSTRSSSFSEGRSPLEQPGSVTHFHVPSPKDPFSPASEMSSSTTSQSEDTWTGSQDDPQSDVNDGPEYLAIGNSGRRGRACSSASTNSSKSSSSKLFSSSSSQKLDSVSSLGEQGASGGGSRGLSLLRRSSFSEGQSLAPQGILKKSHVRSHSDTNVASGKLHESHCDPGGGREPVSASTQSSELSTPSSLYMEYDSGQYLSSGEGMFRRPSEGQSLISYLSEQDFGSCADLEKENAHFSISESLIAAIELMKCNMMSRQLEEEEEDSDKEIQELKQKIRIRRQQIRTRHLFPTCQELGSDSLVATDSGSQFSSHGSIRLSDSGSAEDVEEYEIRDGNDGSNLIQMSKNGLSVSMASLFSDADIKRNPDSSRKSFLSSESISHSFLNSNSAEAVAMGLLKQFEGMQLPAASELEWLVPEHDAPQKLLPIPDSLPISPDDGEHADIYKLRIRVRGNLEWAPPRPQIIFNIHPAPTRKVAVAKQNYRCAGCGIRTDPDYIKRLRYCEYLGKYFCQCCHENAQMVIPSRILRKWDFSKYYVSNFSKDLLSKIWSDPLFNVQDINPALYRKVKSLNQVWLLRIQLFHMKNMFKTCRLAKDLLDSFDAVPGHLTEDLHLYSLSDLSATKKGDLVPRLMELLKAGSLHVEKCMLCQAKGFICEFCQNEGDIIFPFELNKCRICEECKACYHKSCFKSTRCPRCERLQARRELLAKQSMESYVSDYEDELEQPEAVAAT
- the RUBCN gene encoding run domain Beclin-1-interacting and cysteine-rich domain-containing protein isoform X4, whose translation is MEVGPREERAESRKEHWKLLGNLKTTVEGLVSTSNPNVWSKYGGLERLCRDMHSILYHGLIRDKVCCRQKDYWQFVKDIRWLSPGSAHHLEKFISLQESSQPDPQGPGDQAIAQLWLQHSLQCHCLSAQLRPLLGNRQYIRKFYADTAFLLSDAHVTAMLQCLEAVEQNNPRLLAQIDTSMLAGTSLPSLCASGPSAGTREMCDHDAEGQEVRLPRELGCLDHFTESLLTRKGDGPPPVTKSQSLTALPASLYVPAAGCAQQRCFGSFSSLHHPASSSLSDRRPASSSISSSASQLQERCPSTRSSSFSEGRSPLEQPGSVTHFHVPSPKDPFSPASEMSSSTTSQSEDTWTGSQDDPQSDVNDGPEYLAIGNSGRRGRACSSASTNSSKSSSSKLFSSSSSQKLDSVSSLGEQGASGGGSRGLSLLRRSSFSEGQSLAPQGILKKSHVRSHSDTNVASGKLHESHCDPGGGREPVSASTQSSELSTPSSLYMEYDSGQYLSSGEGMFRRPSEGQSLISYLSEQDFGSCADLEKENAHFSISESLIAAIELMKCNMMSRQLEEEEEDSDKEIQELKQKIRIRRQQIRTRHLFPTCQELGSDSLVATDSGSQFSSHGSIRLSDSGSAEDVEEYEIRDADIKRNPDSSRKSFLSSESISHSFLNSNSAEAVAMGLLKQFEGMQLPAASELEWLVPEHDAPQKLLPIPDSLPISPDDGEHADIYKLRIRVRGNLEWAPPRPQIIFNIHPAPTRKVAVAKQNYRCAGCGIRTDPDYIKRLRYCEYLGKYFCQCCHENAQMVIPSRILRKWDFSKYYVSNFSKDLLSKIWSDPLFNVQDINPALYRKVKSLNQVWLLRIQLFHMKNMFKTCRLAKDLLDSFDAVPGHLTEDLHLYSLSDLSATKKGDLVPRLMELLKAGSLHVEKCMLCQAKGFICEFCQNEGDIIFPFELNKCRICEECKACYHKSCFKSTRCPRCERLQARRELLAKQSMESYVSDYEDELEQPEAVAAT
- the RUBCN gene encoding run domain Beclin-1-interacting and cysteine-rich domain-containing protein isoform X5, encoding MHSILYHGLIRDKVCCRQKDYWQFVKDIRWLSPGSAHHLEKFISLQESSQPDPQGPGDQAIAQLWLQHSLQCHCLSAQLRPLLGNRQYIRKFYADTAFLLSDAHVTAMLQCLEAVEQNNPRLLAQIDTSMLAGTSLPSLCASGPSAGTREMCDHDAEGQEVRLPRELGCLDHFTESLLTRKGDGPPPVTKSQSLTALPASLYVPAAGCAQQRCFGSFSSLHHPASSSLSDRRPASSSISSSASQLQERCPSTRSSSFSEGRSPLEQPGSVTHFHVPSPKDPFSPASEMSSSTTSQSEDTWTGSQDDPQSDVNDGPEYLAIGNSGRRGRACSSASTNSSKSSSSKLFSSSSSQKLDSVSSLGEQGASGGGSRGLSLLRRSSFSEGQSLAPQGILKKSHVRSHSDTNVASGKLHGGLRDITIIIEDPVAESHCDPGGGREPVSASTQSSELSTPSSLYMEYDSGQYLSSGEGMFRRPSEGQSLISYLSEQDFGSCADLEKENAHFSISESLIAAIELMKCNMMSRQLEEEEEDSDKEIQELKQKIRIRRQQIRTRHLFPTCQELGSDSLVATDSGSQFSSHGSIRLSDSGSAEDVEEYEIRDGNDGSNLIQMSKNGLSVSMASLFSDADIKRNPDSSRKSFLSSESISHSFLNSNSAEAVAMGLLKQFEGMQLPAASELEWLVPEHDAPQKLLPIPDSLPISPDDGEHADIYKLRIRVRGNLEWAPPRPQIIFNIHPAPTRKVAVAKQNYRCAGCGIRTDPDYIKRLRYCEYLGKYFCQCCHENAQMVIPSRILRKWDFSKYYVSNFSKDLLSKIWSDPLFNVQDINPALYRKVKSLNQVWLLRIQLFHMKNMFKTCRLAKDLLDSFDAVPGHLTEDLHLYSLSDLSATKKGDLVPRLMELLKAGSLHVEKCMLCQAKGFICEFCQNEGDIIFPFELNKCRICEECKACYHKSCFKSTRCPRCERLQARRELLAKQSMESYVSDYEDELEQPEAVAAT
- the RUBCN gene encoding run domain Beclin-1-interacting and cysteine-rich domain-containing protein isoform X3 — its product is MEVGPREERAESRKEHWKLLGNLKTTVEGLVSTSNPNVWSKYGGLERLCRDMHSILYHGLIRDKVCCRQKDYWQFVKDIRWLSPGSAHHLEKFISLQESSQPDPQGPGDQAIAQLWLQHSLQCHCLSAQLRPLLGNRQYIRKFYADTAFLLSDAHVTAMLQCLEAVEQNNPRLLAQIDTSMLAGTSLPSLCASGPSAGTREMCDHDAEGQEVRLPRELGCLDHFTESLLTRKGDGPPPVTKSQSLTALPASLYVPAAGCAQQRCFGSFSSLHHPASSSLSDRRPASSSISSSASQLQERCPSTRSSSFSEGRSPLEQPGSVTHFHVPSPKDPFSPASEMSSSTTSQSEDTWTGSQDDPQSDVNDGPEYLAIGNSGRRGRACSSASTNSSKSSSSKLFSSSSSQKLDSVSSLGEQGASGGGSRGLSLLRRSSFSEGQSLAPQGILKKSHVRSHSDTNVASGKLHGGLRDITIIIEDPVAESHCDPGGGREPVSASTQSSELSTPSSLYMEYDSGQYLSSGEGMFRRPSEGQSLISYLSEQDFGSCADLEKENAHFSISESLIAAIELMKCNMMSRQLEEEEEDSDKEIQELKQKIRIRRQQIRTRHLFPTCQELGSDSLVATDSGSQFSSHGSIRLSDSGSAEDVEEYEIRDADIKRNPDSSRKSFLSSESISHSFLNSNSAEAVAMGLLKQFEGMQLPAASELEWLVPEHDAPQKLLPIPDSLPISPDDGEHADIYKLRIRVRGNLEWAPPRPQIIFNIHPAPTRKVAVAKQNYRCAGCGIRTDPDYIKRLRYCEYLGKYFCQCCHENAQMVIPSRILRKWDFSKYYVSNFSKDLLSKIWSDPLFNVQDINPALYRKVKSLNQVWLLRIQLFHMKNMFKTCRLAKDLLDSFDAVPGHLTEDLHLYSLSDLSATKKGDLVPRLMELLKAGSLHVEKCMLCQAKGFICEFCQNEGDIIFPFELNKCRICEECKACYHKSCFKSTRCPRCERLQARRELLAKQSMESYVSDYEDELEQPEAVAAT